One genomic region from Nostoc sphaeroides encodes:
- a CDS encoding DUF4327 family protein, with product MTQQVIHPMVKLQRNVQSLIESNIIKPSDSIWKIALLYGNEWQHWKQELLDFGFSMQDPVSELLAVETWDEE from the coding sequence ATGACTCAGCAAGTGATTCACCCAATGGTGAAATTGCAGCGCAACGTGCAATCACTCATAGAATCGAACATTATCAAGCCAAGCGATAGCATCTGGAAAATCGCCTTGCTCTACGGTAATGAATGGCAGCACTGGAAACAGGAACTGCTTGACTTTGGCTTTAGTATGCAAGACCCAGTTAGTGAATTGCTAGCTGTAGAGACTTGGGATGAGGAATAG
- a CDS encoding tetratricopeptide repeat protein → MAGSGEEYVIIRKKQIERRQKIVTIVSLVSFVGSTVFAVIPAIQQASQPKPVSASPSVESELQQQARGYELVLQREPENQLALEKLSIVRLHLKDAKGAIALLEKLVKLHPDRQDYKVVLKQIKKQEGNSDSQTNNEPKSN, encoded by the coding sequence ATGGCTGGTTCTGGGGAAGAATACGTAATTATCCGTAAAAAGCAGATTGAGCGGCGACAGAAGATTGTAACCATAGTGTCGTTAGTGTCGTTTGTTGGTTCTACGGTGTTTGCAGTAATTCCGGCAATCCAACAGGCTAGTCAACCTAAGCCAGTAAGTGCGTCTCCTTCTGTTGAGTCAGAATTACAACAACAGGCGCGGGGCTATGAGTTGGTTTTACAACGGGAACCAGAAAACCAACTTGCTCTAGAGAAACTGTCTATAGTGCGGTTGCACTTGAAGGATGCTAAGGGTGCGATCGCACTTTTGGAGAAGCTGGTGAAGTTGCACCCTGATCGGCAAGATTACAAAGTTGTATTAAAGCAGATTAAGAAGCAAGAGGGAAATAGCGATTCCCAGACAAATAACGAGCCGAAGTCTAATTAA
- a CDS encoding FHA domain-containing serine/threonine-protein kinase, protein MVSLTLLEPQQKTPLQQWCFENSSIIRIGRAADNHVVLTDTLVSRHHLELRQVDSADNGGGWRLISQGTNGTFLNGVLVIQSPLPDNSLLQLAQGGPILKFQIQDVTVLETGVRSQQLQETDENAVATLHSAEGRSTCTHEGNSPNNLFCIHCGQPLSVQQKIRHYQVLRTLGQGGMGTTYLAWDAAGQIAGMPQLLVLKQMNADMVKIAKAQELFEREAYTLKSLNHPGIPKYYDFFVEDGKKYLAMELIHGQDLERRVYTTGPVTPNQAIAWMIQTCDILEYLHSQEPPLIHRDIKPANLMVRSSLNRIVVLDFGAVKEIGTAPGTRIGAEGYCAPEQERGQPLTQSDLYAIGPTVIFLLTGENPFKYYRQQGRNFRFDVAKVPTISSQLRDVIDRVTEPLPRDRYQTAKELAAALAGCQV, encoded by the coding sequence GTGGTTAGTCTGACTCTGTTAGAACCGCAACAGAAAACGCCCCTCCAGCAGTGGTGCTTTGAGAACTCTTCCATAATTCGGATTGGTCGAGCGGCAGATAATCATGTTGTTTTAACTGATACTTTAGTTTCGCGGCATCATCTAGAACTGAGACAAGTAGATTCTGCTGACAATGGCGGTGGTTGGCGGCTGATTAGTCAGGGTACTAATGGGACTTTCCTCAACGGTGTCCTTGTAATTCAGAGTCCGTTACCAGATAATTCCCTGTTGCAACTGGCACAGGGAGGCCCAATACTGAAATTCCAAATTCAGGATGTAACAGTACTGGAAACTGGTGTGCGATCGCAACAGCTGCAAGAAACAGACGAAAACGCCGTTGCAACACTCCACTCAGCCGAAGGTAGATCCACTTGCACCCATGAAGGCAATTCGCCAAACAATCTGTTTTGCATCCACTGCGGCCAACCTCTCTCAGTACAACAGAAAATTCGCCATTATCAGGTGTTGCGAACTCTCGGACAAGGAGGCATGGGTACTACTTATCTGGCTTGGGATGCGGCTGGTCAGATTGCGGGTATGCCACAACTGCTGGTGTTGAAGCAAATGAATGCTGATATGGTAAAAATTGCCAAAGCTCAAGAATTATTTGAGCGGGAGGCGTATACTCTCAAATCCCTTAACCATCCGGGAATTCCCAAGTATTACGATTTCTTTGTAGAAGACGGAAAAAAATACTTGGCAATGGAACTAATCCACGGACAGGATTTAGAGAGACGTGTCTATACTACTGGGCCAGTTACGCCAAACCAAGCGATCGCTTGGATGATCCAAACCTGCGATATTTTAGAATATCTTCATAGCCAAGAGCCTCCACTGATTCACCGCGACATTAAACCCGCCAACTTAATGGTGCGAAGTTCACTAAATCGCATAGTGGTGCTAGATTTTGGCGCAGTTAAGGAAATTGGCACAGCGCCCGGTACTCGCATTGGTGCAGAAGGTTATTGCGCTCCTGAACAAGAACGAGGACAACCTTTGACTCAATCTGATTTGTATGCAATTGGGCCAACGGTGATTTTTCTGCTCACAGGCGAAAACCCTTTCAAGTATTACCGCCAACAAGGGCGAAACTTCAGGTTTGATGTGGCAAAAGTTCCCACTATTAGTTCCCAATTAAGGGATGTAATTGATCGCGTTACAGAACCATTGCCACGCGATCGCTATCAAACTGCAAAGGAATTAGCTGCGGCGTTAGCTGGCTGCCAAGTTTAG